In the genome of Planctomyces sp. SH-PL62, the window TCGTTCCATCAGCACGAGTCGAGCGAGCTCGAATCGCCCGAGCACGACCACGGGCATGGCCACGCCCACGGCCATGGTCACGACCACACTCATGGTCACGGCCACGGACGTGACAGGACCGTCGGCCGTTCTCTTTCCTGGGGGACGGCGGCGTTTGGGCTGGCGGTGCATTCGCTGGTCGGAGGCGTCGCCCTGGCCAGCGCGGTTGTGGCCGACTACAAAGGGTTGGGGAATGTCGGGGGAATGGCCTGGGGAGTCTTCCTCGCGACGATTCTGCACAAGCCGGCAGACGCGATGACCGTCGTCTCCCTGATGATCCGCGCCGGAGTGGCGGTCCGACCGGCCCATCTCGTGAACCTGGGGTTCGCGCTCATGATCCCCCTGGGAGCGGCCCTTTTCTTCCTGGGCGTCGATCGATTGGCGCCAGAGCATGCGGAATCGCTGACCGCGATGGCGCTCGCGTTTTCCGCAGGCACGTTCCTTTGCATCTCCCTGAGCGACCTGCTTCCCGAGCTTCAGTTCCACTCTCATGACCGCATGAAGCTCTCGCTGGCCCTTCTGGCCGGCTTTCTGCTCATGGCCGCGACATCCACCTTCGAGGTCCTCGAAGCCGTGCATTGAGGCCCCGGTCGAGACGCGATCTTTCAAGACGGCCCGCACCTCCGCCGATCCCATGTGGGCGGAAGCCTTGAATTTTCGTCCTCGACGCGAGCGTGGTCCATGACGACTCCTGCTAAACGGCCGGTGTGCGGATACGGGGTTTCCGCATTCTTGCTCGCCTCCCTGGCCTCGGCCGTGCTAAGCGGTTGCGCCGGCCGGGAAGGACCGCGCCGAGGCTGGCCGGGCCGTCCCCAGGCGGCCGAGGGGACGACGATCGGACGCGACCTGAGGCTCATGCCTCGTGGGACCGTGGCCCCGGCGACCTCGCTGGGCGTGGACATGGTGGACGTTCCGGCGCATCCGAATCGTCCTCCGTCGGAAGTCCAGGGATCTCGCGATGGGAACGTGGCTCCGGTCTCGCTTCCCCCAACCAATCCCCGATGATTAAGGGGGGTTCATGATTTCGGCCATTGCGAAATCTTGGGAAGTCGCGAGCTGATCTAGGTTTGCATCGATCGCACCGAGGCCGCGCTGGATAATCGCTACAGTCGTCATCTTTGGGAGCCGATCCAGGTTACTGCACATTGTTGGAACTCCTGCTTCCAGGAAGAAAAATGCGCAGTCTCCGAGGAGGCCATGAGGACGATGCAGTACCGTCGCGCGTCACGGATGTCGATTTGGATGGTGGCGGGACTGGCCTCCGTCGCCTTTTCCGTGCCGGTGGGCTTGTGGGCCCAGGACGCTCCGGTTCCGGAAGCCGTCGACGTGGACGAGGGTGTACCGTCCCCGATCTTGCCGACCACGCCGTCGCCTGCCGATCCGGCGGTCGTCGGTGGGCCTTTGTCGCGCGAGGCGGCGCTCGAGGAGCGGGTCCGGCAGCTCGAATCGATGGTGGAACGGCTGTCCAACCAGATGCAGCCGGTCGGCGCCCCCGCCGATTCGGGGGCTGGACTGATCCCGCCTTCGGGCGTCAGCGAGGCGAGCGGTACGGCGGCTCCCGACACGGGCGTACCGGCGACCGTCGAGGCGCCCTCCAGCGCCGGCGGCGTCTCGGCTCCGGGACAATCGCTCCCGCCCAACCCGGCCCCCTCGTCGCGCTTCAACATCCCGGCCACGCTCGAAAGCAAGAAGGTCAACGCCAAGTTCGGACCCGGCTTCGAGTTACGAACCGACGACGACGAGTACATCCTCCAGTTCCACAACTTGACGCAGTTCGAGTATCGGGGCTATCAGGAGTCGGGCCACCTGACCGAACGCGACAGCTTCCTGCTCCCCCGGCAATGGTGGATGTTCAGCGGCCGGATCACCAAGCCGATCGGATATTTCGTCTCGTTCGCCCACGGTTTCGACTCGATCAACACGCTCGACGTGTTCCTGGACTACGACATCGACCCCCGGCTCCGCATCCGCGGCGGACGGATGAAGACGCCGTTCACCTATGAGTTCCTCGTCGACCCGATCCAGGGCCTGATCCAGCCCGAGCGCTCGGTCTTCTTCAACAACTTCGGACAGAACCGCGACCTTGGCGTGATGGCGTTCGGCCGCGTCTTCAACAAGACGCTCGACTACGCCGCGGGCATTTACAACGGTTCCCGAAACGGCTTCGTCGCCAACACCGACTCCAAGTTCGTCAGCGCGTTCCTCAACTGGAAGCCGTTCGTCAACGACGAGGGCTCGGCGCTGGAGAACTTCAACGTCGGCGGCTCGGTGTTCGGCGGCACGAACGATAACCCGCCGCTCCCCCAGACG includes:
- a CDS encoding ZIP family metal transporter → MTMPVILTVYCALIVGVSLLGGLTPLALVLTHTRLQVYLSFSAGTMLGAAFFHMLPEAVEMGGPGMMQWVAAGLLALFFLERFFSFHQHESSELESPEHDHGHGHAHGHGHDHTHGHGHGRDRTVGRSLSWGTAAFGLAVHSLVGGVALASAVVADYKGLGNVGGMAWGVFLATILHKPADAMTVVSLMIRAGVAVRPAHLVNLGFALMIPLGAALFFLGVDRLAPEHAESLTAMALAFSAGTFLCISLSDLLPELQFHSHDRMKLSLALLAGFLLMAATSTFEVLEAVH
- a CDS encoding OprO/OprP family phosphate-selective porin codes for the protein MVAGLASVAFSVPVGLWAQDAPVPEAVDVDEGVPSPILPTTPSPADPAVVGGPLSREAALEERVRQLESMVERLSNQMQPVGAPADSGAGLIPPSGVSEASGTAAPDTGVPATVEAPSSAGGVSAPGQSLPPNPAPSSRFNIPATLESKKVNAKFGPGFELRTDDDEYILQFHNLTQFEYRGYQESGHLTERDSFLLPRQWWMFSGRITKPIGYFVSFAHGFDSINTLDVFLDYDIDPRLRIRGGRMKTPFTYEFLVDPIQGLIQPERSVFFNNFGQNRDLGVMAFGRVFNKTLDYAAGIYNGSRNGFVANTDSKFVSAFLNWKPFVNDEGSALENFNVGGSVFGGTNDNPPLPQTLRTIVPTAGNSVAGVPFLGFNSNVREVGPMTFWDLHVAWFYRQLAIIGEWGGGFQDYALTNQLRYRTHLPIDSFYVQGGYMLTGETRSGLGVVKPLRPFNLKAGQFGLGALELTGRYQQMDIGQEVFTHGLSDPNLWTRNLFLTDVGFNWHINQYLKFMFNWEHAEFGQPVFSNVGQLSKTNDLFLARIQLYF